The Acidimicrobiales bacterium DNA segment CCCGCGACGAGCTGGCCGAGCACTACGACGTGGCCGCCGAGCTGTGGAGCGCCACCTCGTGGAAGAAGCTGCGGGAGGACGCCCTCTCCGCCGAGCGGTGGAACCGGCTGCACCCGGGCGAGACGCCGCGCACGCCGTACGTCACCGAGGCGCTGTCGGGCAGCGAGGGGCCGGTCGTGGCCGTCACCGACTACGTGAAGGCCGTGCCGGACCAGGTCGCCCGGTGGGTGCCGGGGCCGTTCGTGCCGCTCGGCACCGACGGCTTCGGCCGCAGCGACACCCGTGAGGCGCTGCGCCGGTTCTTCGAGACCGACGCCCCGAACGTGGTCGTCGCCGTGCTGTCGGCCCTGGCCGCGTCCGGCGAGGTGAAGCCCGAGGTCGTGGCCGACGCCATCGCCCGCTACGGCATCGACGCCGACGCCCCCGACCCGCTGCGCCGGTAGCGGGCCGGGCGGCGGGCGGGCTCGCTGGCGACTGGCGCTAGGTCGTCCGCTTCCGGCGGAACACGCCGGTGGCCTTGCCGGCCGCGCCCTTGGCCCGGTCGAGCATGGCCTGGGCCCAGGTGAACTCGGTGGCGAGCACGGCCAGGCCGGCGATGATCAGCAGGATGCCGGGCCCCGGCGTCACCATCATCACGAGGCCGACGACGAGCAGGGCGAAGCCGACGACGACGACGCCGATCCGCCAGGCGCTCTTGGCCACGAACGCGAGCACCGCTCGCAGCTTGTCCATGGCGCCAGTGTGGCCCCGCCGCGCCGGCCGGCGCGGCACCGCCGGGCCGGTGCCGTCCCCACCCGCACCGCGTACGCTGCCGCCGTGGCTGGCACGACCAGGACGTTCCCCGTCACCGGCGACCCCGAGGCCGACCGCCTCCTCGTCGAGGACCCCCTCGCCCTTCTGATCGGGATGCTGCTCGACCAGCAGGTCCCGATGGAGTGGGCGTTCAAGTCGCCCGCCGTGCTGCGGGAGCGGCTCGGCGG contains these protein-coding regions:
- a CDS encoding PGPGW domain-containing protein, which codes for MDKLRAVLAFVAKSAWRIGVVVVGFALLVVGLVMMVTPGPGILLIIAGLAVLATEFTWAQAMLDRAKGAAGKATGVFRRKRTT